One Salvia miltiorrhiza cultivar Shanhuang (shh) unplaced genomic scaffold, IMPLAD_Smil_shh original_scaffold_455, whole genome shotgun sequence genomic window, gCTTTGCGATAGTCATTGCATTTTTCTTGCATAGAGTTATCATGTTTATATCAATCAAGATGAAGAAACCCACGATTCATTTTGAGTAAAATTGGATTGTACAGTGTAGTGAAATAACACCATTTTGGAAGTCATTTATGAGGCGGGGTTGCTTATTTAGGACAGGTGTGCAACTGCAGCAGATATTGTCCGTTCATGTTCTTATTCATTCATAATCAACGCATTACTAATTAGGTGATGAATAGTCACACTTTGATTGCAAttcattcatttcttttctaAACGTGTAGTAGCGATTCATTTGAAAATGTAGTATAGGAGCCCACTTAGGTAGCCATCTTTATTGCTAATACAATAATGATGGTAGAGAAAATAGCGTTGCTGCATTTTATCATTAATAGTTGCATGATTGGGACAACTCTATGGCTCCAGAATTTCCCACAACGTATGCTCTTTAGTATAGTCTATTGAGATATAGTTGACGCTTTGTCATTTTAGTGTATGTATGCAGCCCCAAAGAGGATATGTAGAAATAACACCATGTTCTTCTATTTTGGAGTTTCCAGATGAATTGAGATTTAGATTATTTCTGAAATTTTATCATGATGAACGAGAGCAACGCCTACTGCGATTGCCTTATCTTGAAGCGATTATTGAGGCATTTGGTTGCAAGAATACGAGTTAGAGGAGTTTTGGGAGTCTAGGATCACTTCTTGTGCTTGGTAGATTTGAAAATGGTGCCATCTTTAATTAGAGTTGCATTTTGTTAATCCGATGCTGATTCCTGATACTTTAATAAGCAAATAAAAGAAGCATCTTCCATATTTGGTTGCCCTTCATGTGCTGAAATACAATTTTCTTTTGCTTTCTACCAACTTCTGTCAGCTATGGCTTAAACTTTTCCTTCTcttttatattcaaatcttgCTTTCCTCACATGGTTTTGGTGAGCAGATGACGACGGCTGTTGCTATCGAAGATGTTAGGCGAGAGGTTAAAATATTGCGCGCCTTGACAGGACACCGGAATCTGGCACGATTTCACGAGGCATTTGAAGATTCCGACAACGTCTATATAGTGATGGAGTAAGCATCCAACATGTTACCTCGCATGTGTTTCAAATAGAATATGAATTCGACAACAATTTCAACTCTGATCTAAATCATCTGGTATAAAATTTGTTAAAATCTTTACACATGCTCGTCCACGAGCACCAGCCATATTGGAAGTTAAAATAAGCCATGTGTATATCTTTTCCAGATTGTGTGAAGGGGGAGAGCTCCTTGATAGGATACTTCAAAGGTTCTATTCAGTTTCATTCGAGCTCGTGTTGTCTTTCGTTTCCTAGCGATAGATGAGCACAACGGGCATCCTAACATATGTTCGTCTTGTTTACTAGAGGCGGGAAATTCTCCGAAGATTATGCAAGGACGATCATCGTACAGATTCTGAACGTCGTAGCATTCTGCCACCTCCAAGGAGTGATCCACCGCGATATTAAGCCGGAGGTAACGATCTCCATATCGATCTCCATGTACTTGGAATGTTTCAGATGAAGTTGTTTGGTTTATCAAAACATGGCAATGATCTCAATATAATAGGGCTATGTTGTGTACTATCCAATTTTATGGTCTCCTTTATGCATCATTGTACAGAATTTCTTGTTCTCCTCCAAACATGAAGATTCTGAAATAAAAGCTATTGATTTTGGGTTATCAGATATCATCAGACCAGGTTGGTTCTCCCTTCCTCAAAATTTCGACATCTTGCTTATCTGTTTGTATGAAATCCAACTTATATAGCCAAACTACACAGATCAAAAGCTCAACGAGATAGTCGGAAGCGCCTACTACGTCGCGCCCGAAGTTCTACGGAGATCGTACGGCACAGAGGCCGATGTTTGGAGCATAGGCGTGATAGCATACATACTACTATGCGGCAGCCGCCCGTTCTGGGCTCGCACCGAGTCTGGCATTTTCCGAGCAGTTCTTAAAGCATGTCCACGTTTCGATGACGACCCTTGGCCTTCATCGTCGTCAGAGTCGAAGGATTTTGTAAGATGCCTGTTATGCAAAGATCCCAGCCGTCGAATAACTGCTGCTCAGGCTTTATGTGAGTCATCCTTTAAATTCAAGTGCTGCAACTTCCCCTTACTCGTACTCGTCTCAGACCCTCTACAATCATCGTCTCGTTCGCAGGTCATCCATGGCTCCGAGATCACGAGAAAGTGCAGCTCCAGCTCGACGTTCACGTGTTCAGACCCATGAGAGCGTATATGCGCTCGTCGCCTCTGCGTAGGGCTGCGCTGAGGGTGTGTATATCTCCTACTTACATTGCCAACCCTAATCAGTAGTTTCAAACTCGCTAAAATAATCGCTCTATTCGCCAATTTTTGCAGGCGTTGTCGAAGATATTGACGGCAGACGAGCTCTTCTTCCTTGAGAAACAATTTGCATTGCTGTGTCCGGATGCAAATGAAGGCATAACTTTAGAGACCATAAAGAAGGTCTGTGTTCATATCATAAGCCAACAGTCTTAGCTCTTTCCTCATTCATGAGCTGAGTTGAACCCAGTTTTCTTTTGGTCCGAGCAGGCGTTGATGAGAAGCGCAACAGAGGTGATGAAGGAGTCCCGGGTTCTGGATTTCCTCGAGCCGGTAACAACACAATGCTGTGTGTTCTATGTTCCTTCATTTCTCGATGCACTTGTAGTAACTCATGGGCAGATGCTTCTGAATTGCAGCTAAACGCGCTTGGGTACAGAAAGATGCACCGTGAAGAGTTCTGCGCAGCTGCATTAAGCATCCATCAGCTGGAGATAGGCGATGGCTGGGAAGAACGAGCACAATCTGCGTATGAGATATTTGAGAAAGATGGAAACAGGGCTATTCTCATTCAAGAACTAGCATCCGTAAGCTGGGTTTTCCTCTTATGTTTTCGATAAGACATCTTTTCGTATGGGAGCTTTAACTGATGTGAATTTTTGTTACCAGGAACTCGGGCTTAGTCCTTCGGTGCCAATCCACACAGTTCTGCAAGAGTATATAAGACACAGTGATGGGAAGCTGACCTTGCCAGGTTTCATAAGACTGTTGCACAGCCTACGCCCATGCTCACCTGCAAAGACACCGTAAGAGCTACAAGCAAGTTTTGGATAACAATGGTTAGTATAAATTGCAGCCCAGAACCAAGCACCACGCCTGTTTCTGTCCCTCAGTCCTCGTTTATTCATATGATCCCATTTATCAGTACAGTTCTAAATACTTCGTGAGAGAGCAAACACAACTACACCGAAACTGTACAGAAGCGTTTTCTGCATAGAGGTGGAGAACTTCAAAATTCTGTCATTTTTGTTTCATTACCACACAAATGTGATGGTATATGTACATTCTGATTTCTGATGCAAATACCATTCAAATCTACCATTTGCTGATATTTCCTGAAATGTATCATACACTGTATGTTTCTATTCGGGCAAAGAACAAGAAATACAACAGTGCGCAAAGACAATTAGCCACACCTAGATGTAACATGGGACGGATCCTAAGGTATCCCAAGTCATTTCCTTCATAACTGGATTTCCCTCCTACATTCCattctgttttcttttttgtgacggaaagaaaatgaagaaatcaagaaaccCCTATCAGGCAAATCTACCACCAATAATATTCGGAGAAGGTTattgaaattttcgaaaatgcaACAACTAGGGATATAAATACTCAAAGAGGGCTCAAATCAGTTCCTTTGTCATAAGACCTAAGAGCAGTATTCAATAGCAATGGAGGTAGTAGCAAATATCTAAGAATCATGCACACCAAATTGAAAAGGCTATCCAAAAAAGTACTAATTCATTCTGCACCACAGTTAAGCAATAACACATTATAAGCAACAACTTACAAGAGAGACATTCCCTAATGCATTCATATCCTCCAATGTAAATTTGGGACTAAAATCAGACTATTTCATCTTATGAACTATAGGATATaacaggaaaaagaaaaaagaaaaaaaaggcaCAATGTCAAGCTAAGCTGTGTTAGTAATACATCGAACGACAGGTAATCTTACATTTACCGCCTAACAATTTTCCCTCATCTTGATGAGAGTCGTTGATACAGATCATCGGCCAAAAGCTGCCTCAAGTTCTCCCCATAGTAATAGCATGGCTTCTCGTTCTCCAGCAACCTCGGTGGCTGCCCACTCTCCTCCGGCTCCTTCCACAGCTCCGGCTCAGGCTCCCTCGCAACCTGACACAGATTATGCAACACACAGCAAGCAACAATTGTTTGAGGCGCGTGATTCAATCCCACATTCAAGTCCTGCATAATCTTCCACCTCCCCTTCAGCAACCCAATCGCCCCCTCCACAGCCTTCCGCCCTTTCAGCAAGGCCTCGTCAAACGCGTTCTGGGCTGGGCTGCCCGTCCTGTTGTAGCTGAAGGGCGTCAGCAGGAAAGAGAGCAGCGGGAAGCTCCAGTCCCCGACTATATACGGCCTCACGGGCTGCCCCTTGACACTAACCGCCTTATCCCAAACAATGTCGCCTGAAATCAGCTTGTTATACAGCAAACTATCCCTAAAATGATCGGCATCGTCGTAGCCTCCGGGGGCTTTCACGCAGACATCCCAGAATATCTTCTTGTGATCGGCGACAACCTGCAGCAGAACTGAAGGGAATCCGTATTTGCAATAATACATGGAACCGTTGATCACATCGGGGCTGAGTTTGTGGAGCTTGACGGGGGTTGTATCAATGGCCCCGCAGACATTTGGCAGCGGCGTCAGCTCCTGAAACCCCTGGGTCGTCTCGACCAGGCGGCGGCGAGCCACGGGGATTTTGATGAATTCCGGATAGAGCTTGGTGGCGAGAAGGCGGGTGACCATGTTTGTGATTTTGGAAATTAGGTAGGGTTCGAGGGCGTATCGGGAGGCTAGGGTTTTGAGGCTGAGGCCGTGGGCGAGGCGGGAGAGGACCATGGCGACGGCGTAATCAGAGGGCAGGGAGAGCTGGGATTGGGTGATGTAGGGTTTAAGTTTCTCGACGACGGTGGTGAAGACGGGGTAGGACAAGCCGTAAAGGGATCGCCATTGGGCATCGCGGAGGGGGGCCTCCATTGCCCAGATGTGTTCGGTGGAGAGGGCACGGAAGGCGGCGACGGAGAATTCGGAGGGGGGTTtcgcggcggcggaggagggagAGGCGGAGGAGGTCTTGGGCTTCTTTTTGGACGGGGGGTGGGAGGCGAGGTAGGAGAGGACGGAGGCGAGGGTGAAGAAGAGGAGCGGCGCGGCGGATGTGGAGGTGGCATCGGCGGCGGAGGATGAGAGGGCGGTGGAGGAGAGGAGGGGGGAGGTGGTGGGGTCTAGGTAATTGTGGAGGTGGAGGAGGTTTGATAACATCAGGAGGAAAGATTGATCCATGATTGGAGAAaccctagagagagaaagtgttcGAGTTTTGGCTGAGAATTGGGTTGAAGCGGAAATCGGCAGGAAATAGGAGGTGGCGGCGACGGTAGCTACGACGCCGTTTAGGAGCCAGCGGCTATGTAGTGTGAAAGAGAAGTAGACTTTCTGTGCATTGATGCCACGTCATTTGCTTAGGATCCCACAACTTTACCCAGCAAAAAATACCATCTCATTTTCCAATTCAACCGGCCACGTATTTTTACTCCATTTAAATGATTCATTTTAATaggttatttaaatattacatTAAATATCAAtgtaaattatataataaaaaaatgggtTATTAGCctggaaataaattaactttttatattttctgaaatttaacatgacttttatttttagctcacaaatacacgaacttagcatttttttctgatttttgacatcgacatgaaaaaactctatttattgttgaggtggaggccggaatacatgacgtgaactacgaaatatgcacttgaatagaataatttgattcattattttgattagagagtgaatgacaccacgttaatagtaaattagaatttttgCTTGTCGAtataaaaaatcagaaaaaatgctaagttcgtgtatttgtgggctaaaaataaaagtcatgttaaatttcagaaaatataaaaagtttgtgtatttacaagCTAATAACCCTAAAAAAATACTTACTTCATCCCTGAAAAATTGTGACATTTTCTAATTTAACACGACCTTCCCCTCTCATTATTACAAAAAGGCGTGAGACAATATTTTCATTCTCTCTTcaattttaaacaaatatagcatttaaaaaaattactttataTCTCATATTTCATTATAAACTATTCATTTTTAACATCCGTGTCCAAACTATATAtgtgacctattgaattgggacgaatgaagtatatctatatatatattttttcatccTACAAAAAATAATGCTAAAAATGAATtttacgagttttaataaaaatgattgtgTACAGAAAAAATCTCACTCAAAATATAGCGTTAATAATTACTCCAGTGGGTAAATAGACTCACCATGTGGTAGAAAATATCTAAAAATGAAAAGGTACTAATTTTTATAAACAGAGCGAGtatattttattactattaaaAACAATCACTTTATTTCACATATTGCATGATACTTGCAAAAAGTACAAATTACTTGTCAAAACATAAAATTAGAtcatttttataaatgatttcaaagttttggtcatttttacaaatgattcCAAAGTTTAGATCATTGttctgtatttttttaaaatttaggcCATTtgtacaaataattttaaagttcAGGCtactttttgtattttttttaagtttatgCTATTTTTATcaatgacttcaaagttcaaactattattttgtatattttaaattcgggccatatttacaaatgattctaaaatttatatcataaactacaattaaccctaaaattatTCTACTTTTATATACACGAATATAAAGACTAAATGAAATACCTTTTGATGCAAGATATTCACCATGCTGTTTCAATCTGAGACTATTAAAACCATACAATTGATATTCCctgtttaattatttaaatcatcataatatttatataagCAAATTCAATTAGTATTAAATTTGTGTGTAATTTTACTCATGACTTGAGATAATTGATAACAAAACTTTTGCACATCTTAGCATCTGACCACCAAAATGGTATTGAGTAAGAATTTATTGAATCAATGCATTCAATTCCTCCTCAAACTTTTTAGCTCGTGATTTTGTAATCGAATTAAAATAAACTTGAATGCATTTTGACAGCGCGAATTATCGAATGCATCAGATGCCCTTAATCCATAACGCGCACTTTCCCGGCGTTGTAAGAAGACATAGAGGAAACAGAACCTCCCTTTGAACTCGGAGAAGATCATCCCTACATTAGATCGCCTAGAAATTAGGCGATGTTCGATGGGAAACAACTAATGTGATGTGGCAAATGATAAATGaatattctttttaatttttacgcAAGCATTGGGCCAATCTAACCAGAACAATGATATGTGGCCAATCGAGAATTCGAATTGTTGCGGGCCACCTCCCAAATAGAAAAGGCCCAACGATTTTTTCCTGGCAATTTTAAAATCTGAAAACGGCGTCGTTGTGCGCAAGAGGAAATAGGGGAAAAGTGGGTAATTATTTTGTTAGGGTTTATTATTTGAGCTCCTACGAaaactttttcttcttctccgggAACTGAAGTTGATCAAAATCACTTTCAGCCATGACAGAGGTACGAGCAGAAGTCTTTCGATGCattccgattttattttttctcgcTTCAAATTTCTAATTTAAAGCTCCAAATGCGCGTTTAAAGCATAGAGATTACGTGGACATGTTTGAGTTATTGATTTCGTCTGGTTGGTGTAATCATAATCTTATACATGTCTTTATAAAAAGAACATTTTAACTTTGATCTAGGCCGCGTTTGACAAAATGGAATGATGGTTTTTTCAGTACGAATGAAGAATCTGAATTCAAGGATATTTAAATCCGATTTCTGAAAGATAGTGTTAATTATGCAATGCGTAGATCAGATTGAGTATTTGAATCCGATTTCCCAAGCATTGATTTAGGAGCTGAAATAAGATAAAAAAGTGTTGATCCATCTGCTGCTCGTAGTTTTGGCTTGTCAGACTTCTAAATTCATGATCGACCAAGTGGACTTTGTTTTAGTTTAGGCATATTGAGTTGCTTGTTTAACTTGAAAATGCATTTACAAGTGTATACTGCAATCACGAAAAGATGAAGGGGTTATGCTGTGTGGCTGCTTGCCTCTCCCCATATCCCTGCAAAAACAAGACAATCTTTCTTAATGCATCAAAATCATATTTGTTCAATTATTTTTTCCGtggtttttgtatttttttttatcaatatattGTTAATGCTGTCTGAAAAACCTTTCCTTTTCCTGTCTCCAGTTTTGGGTCAGTCAGGGTAACAAGTGGTGTGACACCTGTAAGATTTACATTTCCAACAATCCCGCCAGCATAAGAAATCATGAGCTTGGCCAGCGGCACAAGGACAGTGTCACCAAGAGGCTTAATACTATGCGGGAAGATAAGGCAAAAAAAGATAAGGAACAAAAGCAAGCAGCTAAAGTCCTGGAACAGATAGAAGCCGTGAGTTATCCCTTATCAAATTATCATACTATTTTGTATGTGGGCTATTATTATCTAACTCAAAACGGGACCAACTTAGTTTAataaaaaggggaaaaagatTGAATAGTGTTAATTTgcaatttgatgatttttatttaCCTGTCTGGGGGCAATTCGATACGTCAAGTAAACCTGTGAAGCATACTTGAATTTTGATGCTCATAGACATTTGTTGGTTATTATAGTGAAAGGCATGTTCCTTATCACAAGTCATCCATTTTCTGTTCATGAATTTTGTTAGTTTACTGGTATGACTAATTGCTACTTATAGTCTATTCAGACATTACCCACTTATTTATCTGGTACATTGATCTTCTTCATTTTCTATTCTCATTTTTCCTTGTACTCAAAACCAGATCTTATTTTAGTATATTCCCCAAATGGTCCCTTATGATTAATGAGTATAAACACAAAACCATCATATCTCATTATAGCTGTAATTTTGCCATTGGTAATGCTTAATAGTTAAGTTAATATACCTCCCATGGTATTGGATATCCTGCAGTATGAGATTCTATGCATAGTATTGTTCATAATAATTGTGTAAGTTTATTGATATTTAGGTAATGTATCTGAGAATCTTTTACAAGTTTATCTTTATAATATTCGTTCAGCATAAAACCCTTGAGCTGCTACTATCTATACTTTTACTTATATGTTGTTTACTCTGGCTCTTTTATAATTTACTTGTCTCAGAAAGCCAAGCGCAGCTACCAGAAAGATTTAGCATCTTTTCAAGAGGCAAGGGAGTCCAATGCCCAGGCACTCATTGGTGAAGATCTAGAAACTGCTGATGGATCCAGTATGCCTGGAGGTGATAGTGATACAAATTCGTTTCACAATCTGTAATTTAATTGGGCTGATGATATGTTTGTCGATGTCctaatcaataaaattatttgtttaatGTGATTCATGTCTGTCTCATGAATTTACATATAGGACTACTTTAAGTCTTTAGTCTAATCAGTATTCAAACATTGTTTATATGATTCAGGGATACCATCATTTGCGATACCAGACCAACCATGAGACTCTCATGTGCATAATCTGCTCAATGTTagtgaaaaatataataatgctTTCATCTAGCCAATAATTTGATATGTCAAGGCTGTCAAATCATTTGAAAACTTGCACATGTAAAGCTCCCTATATTTGATTGAATGGAGTTTCTTTGATCAACCATAAACTTGTAGACGAATTGTTTTTGCTGTTGGATTGCATATCTGTTATAATTTTCTCGACTGAACTTTTCAATTTGTTCTATTTACTTTTCTCTCTCGATGGACAGAGTGGGAGCAAGACAGTTCATCAGGCTACTACTACAATCAAACAACTGGTTTTCACTATGATCCCAATTCTGGTTTCTACTATAGTGATTCTCTGGGTAACCACATTTTCTTTAGTAATTTCTGCAGTGACTTTTGCCTATCAGATACTTCTCTAATAATATGCTGATACAACAGGTAAATGGGTGCCACAAGAAGAGGCACTTGCAGCATTTCGAGCTTCTCCAAGGTCTATCAAGACGAGACCTAACTTGGGAAAGCCACCATCAGCATCGGAGAATATATCAAGTGCTGGAGGCTCAACCTCTGAAAGTGGACCTCCACCCGGACGTTTGATTTCCACGCCACTCAATCCGATGAGATCTGTGAAAGGCGCTAAATCCTCCTCGGTTGCTGTCAAGAGAAAGCGACCAGATGAGAAGCCCAAAGCTGTGTCTAAAGAGGAAGCAGCTGCACTGAAGGCTAGGGAGGCTGCGAGGAAGAGAGTTGAACAGAGGGAGAAACCATTGCTCGGTCTGTACAGGCCCTGATATACGTGTTTGCTTCCAGAAACCCTTCCATGTTGTTGTAAGAGGTGAATTTCAAAATCGCAATCGACTATACTAGACATATTCAGGAACTTATGTTCCACATTTTCAATCTATCAATTTTGTGTTAAAAAAGATGTCCCAGTAGAATTTTCCCTGAAGTAGTTCATAGTCTGATTGTCCGAACATGACCTATGCAGGAGTCCAACACTTAAAGTGGCAAAGTGATCCATGCACTCAGACGATTTGGCATCTGCTATTTTTTCATTGCAGGAAAAGGTGAATACGGCAATGTTTGTGCACCGACTTGAACCATGTATTAATGGACCTGCATTTCTGTTTGTAGGTCGAGAGATGACGAACTTTGATGTATCCACCAAAGATTATAGCTTTACATGGGTAATTCTTCAAAATTTCTGAATATTTGATGAAGCAAAAACCTTTCCCTTTTCTATTTGCTCCCGTTTACCCAGAAACGCTTGAAACTAAATGGTTTATGTTGTATAAATAGTTGTTTATCGTTTCCACATAAACTGCTCTCTTGATGCATTAGGAAGAGAGGAATGGGGTAGGATAGAGAGAATGAGTTTGGATCCACTAATGCCTTCTATGTCGACCATTGTGCTGGGTTTTCTAATACGGTTTTCCTCTTTAATGTGTTTTTCGAGCTAATATACAGAAGTAGAGTTTTACCTAGAGCGCACTGCGGGGTCTCTctcataaaaagaaaaaaagatgtaAATATATAGGGGAGAAAGAGAGTGAATAATATATCGACAGGTTTCTTTGTTGCTTCCTAACAAGTTGGTGAGAATTGACTGGAGTTCAAAGAAGTCGGCGGTGGTTCCCTGAGTGGATGACGGCGGCACATGGTGGTGGGCGGTCTGCCGCAtgagtttgattttcttcctCTCAATGTTCACACTGCATTTACTTCTTAGTCAATTTAGTCAACactctatttaatttttttgctctGCCACCCACATTTTCTCCATTTATTCTTCACGACTAGAATAATTCGGACCCCCCCCTCCCCTAAACTAATTGCTTAAATACCCCAATTAATTATTCTGGGTAGCCTTTTACTATTGAGTGGAGTTTGACATTTTTCGGAGTTGAGAATCATCATTTTTATTACTATGTGTTTTCATTATTTCATATGATTGGATGTGTTAGTTATGCGATGATTATGAATTTTTCTCCACTTGATTTTGCTGCCATGTTGCCGGATGTAAGGGTGATGTCGCGGTCTATTTTGGATATTTTTATCTGgagatattataattttataacatcTTTCACAGTTTCACTAATGTACTTTTTTTTCTATTTGATTTTGACAGCGTGAGTGTTACACGAATTATAAAATTTCACAAATTCTCTTGTGCGTCTGTAATGTCTACATGTGAGACCTTATAAAATTTTGCACTAGGTGATGAAAGTGACgtgttattattttttgtctttAAATTTGTGACAGAGCTGGATAGATGTGATCTCTCATTAGATggttaatttttgtttttttggtcTTCTCATTAGTTATTACATTAGGATGTAATAAATACATCTATTAACGTGGGCGGGTTGGTGGCTATTGGTTTCATTGATATCATAGAGTGGATTATCTCACCAAACATCATATAATTAAATGCCAATAGTCTGGTGTGACCTTTCCATTTGCTTTTGTTATTTCGGATAATATATTTTagcttttttaaaaaaatattgtgaaGTATTTTGTGATATTGTCTTACGGGTTTgcaaaaataaatctcaacGTGAGAGGTGAAGTGCAAATTATATTTTgacaaaaataacaataaaatatatGCAGTTTTCATCCCGGCCCACCGTCCATTCGTTTACGCGAGCCTTGTAAATTTTGTTCTTATTTGTTTCTCTATAATATTTTCATTCAAATTCTAAAAGCTTatcgcctcaaaaaaaaaaaaaaaaaaaaattaaaagcttAGATTCTTAATTATCA contains:
- the LOC131004721 gene encoding CDPK-related protein kinase-like isoform X3 is translated as MMTTAVAIEDVRREVKILRALTGHRNLARFHEAFEDSDNVYIVMELCEGGELLDRILQRGGKFSEDYARTIIVQILNVVAFCHLQGVIHRDIKPENFLFSSKHEDSEIKAIDFGLSDIIRPDQKLNEIVGSAYYVAPEVLRRSYGTEADVWSIGVIAYILLCGSRPFWARTESGIFRAVLKACPRFDDDPWPSSSSESKDFVRCLLCKDPSRRITAAQALCHPWLRDHEKVQLQLDVHVFRPMRAYMRSSPLRRAALRALSKILTADELFFLEKQFALLCPDANEGITLETIKKALMRSATEVMKESRVLDFLEPLNALGYRKMHREEFCAAALSIHQLEIGDGWEERAQSAYEIFEKDGNRAILIQELASELGLSPSVPIHTVLQEYIRHSDGKLTLPGFIRLLHSLRPCSPAKTP
- the LOC131004721 gene encoding CDPK-related protein kinase-like isoform X2, whose product is MGIFASKPVPKPNPYARKEAPEYSEPPTPAETPRRRPNPPPSPAKHLMAVLLRRHASMKPNAAEIAEGAEAGLDKSFGLSKKFASRFEVGEEVGRGHFGYTCSAIAKKGDLKSQKLAVKIIPKSKMTTAVAIEDVRREVKILRALTGHRNLARFHEAFEDSDNVYIVMEGGKFSEDYARTIIVQILNVVAFCHLQGVIHRDIKPENFLFSSKHEDSEIKAIDFGLSDIIRPDQKLNEIVGSAYYVAPEVLRRSYGTEADVWSIGVIAYILLCGSRPFWARTESGIFRAVLKACPRFDDDPWPSSSSESKDFVRCLLCKDPSRRITAAQALCHPWLRDHEKVQLQLDVHVFRPMRAYMRSSPLRRAALRALSKILTADELFFLEKQFALLCPDANEGITLETIKKALMRSATEVMKESRVLDFLEPLNALGYRKMHREEFCAAALSIHQLEIGDGWEERAQSAYEIFEKDGNRAILIQELASELGLSPSVPIHTVLQEYIRHSDGKLTLPGFIRLLHSLRPCSPAKTP
- the LOC131004721 gene encoding CDPK-related protein kinase-like isoform X1; this encodes MGIFASKPVPKPNPYARKEAPEYSEPPTPAETPRRRPNPPPSPAKHLMAVLLRRHASMKPNAAEIAEGAEAGLDKSFGLSKKFASRFEVGEEVGRGHFGYTCSAIAKKGDLKSQKLAVKIIPKSKMTTAVAIEDVRREVKILRALTGHRNLARFHEAFEDSDNVYIVMELCEGGELLDRILQRGGKFSEDYARTIIVQILNVVAFCHLQGVIHRDIKPENFLFSSKHEDSEIKAIDFGLSDIIRPDQKLNEIVGSAYYVAPEVLRRSYGTEADVWSIGVIAYILLCGSRPFWARTESGIFRAVLKACPRFDDDPWPSSSSESKDFVRCLLCKDPSRRITAAQALCHPWLRDHEKVQLQLDVHVFRPMRAYMRSSPLRRAALRALSKILTADELFFLEKQFALLCPDANEGITLETIKKALMRSATEVMKESRVLDFLEPLNALGYRKMHREEFCAAALSIHQLEIGDGWEERAQSAYEIFEKDGNRAILIQELASELGLSPSVPIHTVLQEYIRHSDGKLTLPGFIRLLHSLRPCSPAKTP
- the LOC131004721 gene encoding CDPK-related protein kinase-like isoform X4, coding for MTTAVAIEDVRREVKILRALTGHRNLARFHEAFEDSDNVYIVMELCEGGELLDRILQRGGKFSEDYARTIIVQILNVVAFCHLQGVIHRDIKPENFLFSSKHEDSEIKAIDFGLSDIIRPDQKLNEIVGSAYYVAPEVLRRSYGTEADVWSIGVIAYILLCGSRPFWARTESGIFRAVLKACPRFDDDPWPSSSSESKDFVRCLLCKDPSRRITAAQALCHPWLRDHEKVQLQLDVHVFRPMRAYMRSSPLRRAALRALSKILTADELFFLEKQFALLCPDANEGITLETIKKALMRSATEVMKESRVLDFLEPLNALGYRKMHREEFCAAALSIHQLEIGDGWEERAQSAYEIFEKDGNRAILIQELASELGLSPSVPIHTVLQEYIRHSDGKLTLPGFIRLLHSLRPCSPAKTP
- the LOC131004722 gene encoding protein ALP1-like, which produces MDQSFLLMLSNLLHLHNYLDPTTSPLLSSTALSSSAADATSTSAAPLLFFTLASVLSYLASHPPSKKKPKTSSASPSSAAAKPPSEFSVAAFRALSTEHIWAMEAPLRDAQWRSLYGLSYPVFTTVVEKLKPYITQSQLSLPSDYAVAMVLSRLAHGLSLKTLASRYALEPYLISKITNMVTRLLATKLYPEFIKIPVARRRLVETTQGFQELTPLPNVCGAIDTTPVKLHKLSPDVINGSMYYCKYGFPSVLLQVVADHKKIFWDVCVKAPGGYDDADHFRDSLLYNKLISGDIVWDKAVSVKGQPVRPYIVGDWSFPLLSFLLTPFSYNRTGSPAQNAFDEALLKGRKAVEGAIGLLKGRWKIMQDLNVGLNHAPQTIVACCVLHNLCQVAREPEPELWKEPEESGQPPRLLENEKPCYYYGENLRQLLADDLYQRLSSR
- the LOC131004724 gene encoding zinc finger protein ZOP1; its protein translation is MTEFWVSQGNKWCDTCKIYISNNPASIRNHELGQRHKDSVTKRLNTMREDKAKKDKEQKQAAKVLEQIEAKAKRSYQKDLASFQEARESNAQALIGEDLETADGSSMPGEWEQDSSSGYYYNQTTGFHYDPNSGFYYSDSLGKWVPQEEALAAFRASPRSIKTRPNLGKPPSASENISSAGGSTSESGPPPGRLISTPLNPMRSVKGAKSSSVAVKRKRPDEKPKAVSKEEAAALKAREAARKRVEQREKPLLGLYRP